One uncultured Alphaproteobacteria bacterium genomic region harbors:
- a CDS encoding conserved hypothetical protein (Evidence 4 : Homologs of previously reported genes of unknown function), which yields MIAAPQPRDVVVITGMSGAGKSTALKAFEDLGYEAVDNVPLFLLRHMVGEEATAWAEYQNARRPMAIGVDIRTRDFDVRGIRRLLRDVERISGIRPRILFLECDDEALQRRYTETRRRHPLAVDRPLLDGIALERQVLAPLKLSADDVIDTTDLPAGSLKTMLTSRYAQARAGLHVFVTSFSFRRGLPREADLVFDVRFLRNPHYVPALKDLTGQDAAVQAYIAEDPDFEAFEAHLKALVAPLLPRYVTEGKSYLTIAVGCTGGRHRSVYLAERLADWLGRAGYGISLRHRELQRAGA from the coding sequence ATGATCGCTGCTCCGCAGCCGCGCGACGTCGTCGTCATCACCGGCATGTCCGGCGCGGGCAAGTCCACCGCGCTCAAGGCGTTCGAGGACCTCGGTTACGAGGCGGTGGACAACGTGCCGCTGTTCCTGCTGCGCCACATGGTCGGCGAGGAGGCCACCGCCTGGGCCGAATACCAGAACGCGAGGCGGCCGATGGCGATCGGCGTCGACATCCGCACCCGCGACTTCGACGTGCGCGGCATCCGCCGCCTGCTGCGCGACGTCGAGCGGATCTCGGGAATCCGCCCGCGCATTCTCTTCCTCGAATGCGACGACGAGGCGCTGCAGCGGCGCTACACCGAGACCCGCCGCCGTCACCCGCTCGCGGTCGACCGGCCGCTGCTCGACGGCATCGCCCTCGAACGCCAGGTGCTCGCGCCGCTGAAGCTCTCGGCCGACGACGTGATCGACACCACCGACCTGCCCGCCGGGTCGCTCAAGACCATGCTCACCAGCCGGTACGCCCAGGCGCGCGCCGGGCTGCACGTGTTCGTCACCTCGTTCTCGTTCCGCCGCGGCCTGCCGCGCGAGGCGGATCTGGTGTTCGACGTGCGGTTCCTGCGCAACCCGCATTACGTTCCGGCGCTGAAGGACCTGACCGGACAGGACGCCGCGGTGCAGGCGTACATCGCCGAGGATCCCGATTTCGAAGCGTTCGAGGCGCACCTCAAGGCGCTGGTCGCGCCGCTGCTGCCGCGCTACGTCACCGAGGGCAAGAGCTACCTCACCATCGCCGTCGGCTGTACCGGCGGCCGCCACCGTTCGGTCTACCTCGCCGAACGGCTCGCCGACTGGCTCGGCCGCGCGGGCTACGGAATTTCGCTGCGGCATCGCGAACTGCAGCGCGCCGGAGCCTGA
- a CDS encoding Phosphotransferase system fructose-specific enzyme IIA, with the protein MIGMVLVTHGRLAVELIAALEHVVGHQERILAVCIGPDDDMEQRRQDIMDSVAAVDDGSGAVVLTDMFGGTPSNLAISIMDKTRIEVIAGVNLPMLIKLASVRGTESLGEAVISAQEAGRKYINVASKLLSQA; encoded by the coding sequence ATGATCGGCATGGTACTCGTCACCCACGGCCGCCTGGCCGTCGAACTGATCGCCGCCCTCGAACACGTGGTCGGCCATCAGGAGCGGATTCTCGCCGTCTGCATCGGCCCCGACGACGACATGGAACAGCGCCGCCAGGACATCATGGACAGCGTCGCCGCCGTCGACGACGGCTCCGGCGCGGTGGTGCTCACCGACATGTTCGGGGGCACGCCGTCGAACCTCGCGATCTCGATCATGGACAAGACCCGCATCGAGGTGATCGCCGGCGTCAACCTGCCGATGCTGATCAAGCTCGCCTCGGTGCGCGGCACCGAATCGCTCGGCGAGGCGGTGATCAGCGCCCAGGAGGCCGGGCGCAAATACATCAACGTGGCCTCCAAGCTGCTGTCCCAGGCTTAG
- the npr gene encoding Phosphocarrier protein NPr, with amino-acid sequence MLSAKSREVMIRNMRGLHARAAAKFVKLAGGFDARVEVSKNGQTVSGESIMGLMMLAAGPGCAILVAAEGNEADAALAALCDLVEAKFHED; translated from the coding sequence TTGTTGAGCGCCAAGTCCCGCGAAGTGATGATCCGTAACATGCGCGGCCTGCATGCCCGTGCCGCCGCCAAGTTCGTCAAGCTCGCGGGCGGTTTCGACGCCCGGGTCGAGGTGTCGAAGAACGGCCAGACGGTGTCGGGCGAATCGATCATGGGGCTGATGATGCTCGCCGCCGGGCCCGGCTGCGCGATCCTCGTCGCCGCAGAGGGCAACGAAGCGGATGCCGCCCTCGCCGCCCTGTGCGACCTCGTGGAAGCCAAGTTCCATGAAGATTGA
- the phbI gene encoding Phosphoenolpyruvate-protein phosphotransferase, giving the protein MKIDDQPIPDLPMRVMTGTPVSPGIALGIAYVHETGGLSVIEYCVPPEKTAAEVARFRAAVRHVAADLKTIAEEARRLPEQAAEEISYILDAHTHMLKRSRLTRGVETLIAEKRINAEAAVKRQIDDLVAAFAAMDDLYLAARADDVRDLGQRLVRRLGHEEATAFADLPRQTIILADELTPADTAQMDPHRIAGFATELGGVASHTAIMARSLGIPAVVGVAGLTRALAPGCTVIVDGTHGRVILNPTPEQMADYRKGRAAALRRARVLHRLRGLPAVTRDGRRVTLMANIERPEETNAAVIAGAEGIGLFRSEFLYMNRDDMPTADEQYETLKAVVERMDGHPVTFRTLDVGGDKLTRLFDLGVAPNPAMGLRAVRLSLARPELLRAQFEAAIRAAVHGPVRLLLPMIGSVGELRECRAHFREVYDALRARGATMPETPPPLGVMIEVPGAALCADALAREAGFLSVGTNDLTQYTLAIDRSDEQVAHLYDGMHPAVLRLIHFTAEAARRARVPVSVCGEVAGDPRYTGLLVGMGISELSMAPANLPLVKDTVRHMLAPAAEELAVQVMRRADVLDVRRLVADFNGESI; this is encoded by the coding sequence ATGAAGATTGACGACCAGCCGATCCCCGACCTGCCGATGCGGGTGATGACCGGCACGCCGGTCTCCCCGGGGATCGCGCTCGGCATCGCCTACGTGCACGAGACCGGCGGCCTGTCGGTGATCGAGTACTGCGTTCCGCCCGAAAAGACGGCGGCCGAGGTGGCGCGCTTCCGCGCCGCGGTGCGGCATGTCGCGGCGGATCTCAAGACCATCGCCGAGGAGGCGCGCCGTCTGCCCGAGCAGGCCGCCGAGGAGATCTCCTACATCCTCGACGCCCACACCCACATGCTCAAGCGGTCGCGCCTCACTCGCGGCGTCGAAACGCTGATCGCGGAGAAGCGGATCAACGCCGAGGCGGCGGTGAAGCGCCAGATCGACGATCTCGTCGCGGCGTTCGCGGCGATGGACGACCTCTACCTCGCCGCCCGCGCCGACGACGTGCGCGACCTCGGCCAGCGCCTGGTGCGCCGCCTCGGCCACGAGGAGGCGACCGCGTTCGCCGACCTGCCGCGCCAGACCATCATCCTCGCCGACGAACTCACCCCCGCCGACACCGCGCAGATGGACCCGCACCGCATCGCCGGGTTCGCCACCGAACTCGGCGGCGTCGCCAGCCACACCGCGATCATGGCGCGTTCCCTCGGGATTCCCGCGGTGGTCGGCGTCGCCGGGCTGACCCGCGCGCTCGCCCCCGGCTGCACGGTGATCGTCGACGGCACCCACGGCCGGGTGATCCTCAACCCCACGCCCGAGCAGATGGCGGACTACCGCAAGGGCCGCGCCGCTGCGCTGCGCCGTGCCCGGGTGCTGCACCGTCTGCGCGGCCTGCCCGCGGTCACCCGCGACGGCCGCCGCGTCACCCTGATGGCGAACATCGAGCGGCCGGAGGAGACCAACGCCGCGGTGATCGCCGGAGCGGAGGGGATCGGCCTGTTCCGCTCCGAGTTCCTCTACATGAACCGCGACGACATGCCGACCGCGGACGAGCAGTACGAAACCTTGAAGGCGGTGGTCGAACGCATGGACGGCCACCCGGTGACCTTCCGCACCCTCGACGTCGGCGGCGACAAGCTCACCCGCCTGTTCGACCTCGGTGTCGCGCCCAATCCGGCGATGGGCCTGCGCGCGGTGCGCCTGTCGCTCGCCCGGCCCGAGCTGCTGCGCGCGCAGTTCGAGGCGGCGATCCGCGCCGCGGTGCACGGCCCGGTGCGGCTGCTGCTGCCGATGATCGGCTCGGTGGGCGAGCTGCGCGAATGCCGCGCCCATTTCCGCGAGGTCTACGACGCGCTCCGCGCCCGGGGGGCGACGATGCCGGAAACTCCGCCGCCGCTCGGGGTGATGATCGAGGTGCCGGGCGCGGCGCTGTGCGCCGACGCGCTCGCGCGCGAGGCCGGGTTCCTGTCGGTTGGCACCAACGACCTCACCCAGTATACCCTGGCGATCGACCGCTCCGACGAGCAGGTGGCGCACCTCTACGACGGCATGCATCCGGCGGTGCTGCGCCTGATCCACTTCACCGCCGAGGCGGCGCGGCGGGCCCGCGTGCCGGTGTCGGTGTGCGGCGAGGTGGCGGGCGACCCGCGCTACACCGGCCTGCTGGTGGGGATGGGCATTTCCGAGCTGTCGATGGCCCCGGCCAACCTGCCGCTGGTCAAGGACACGGTGCGCCACATGCTCGCCCCGGCGGCGGAGGAACTCGCGGTGCAGGTGATGCGCCGCGCCGACGTGCTCGACGTGCGCCGCCTCGTCGCCGATTTCAACGGCGAGAGCATCTAG
- a CDS encoding conserved membrane hypothetical protein (Evidence 4 : Homologs of previously reported genes of unknown function) encodes MDWGAAVDIYCERLGPGFRAEPVNALTNLSFVAAAVWGWRRARRRNAAGADFAVVAGLAVLVGVGSFVFHTVATRWAGLADVVPIGLFCLAYPVVGLRRFFGLGPRHALGLAAVAAALGWVASGALPPWLRGSALYLPALAALAATAAALGAARHPAFAPVAAAAIGFAASLGFRIADAPVCAALPLGTHFLWHLLNGGVFALLFEALIRAGRGRYSGCAPNR; translated from the coding sequence GTGGACTGGGGCGCGGCGGTGGATATCTACTGCGAGCGCCTCGGTCCCGGTTTCCGGGCCGAGCCGGTCAACGCCCTCACCAACCTGTCGTTCGTCGCCGCCGCCGTCTGGGGCTGGCGCCGCGCCCGGCGGCGCAACGCGGCGGGGGCGGATTTCGCCGTGGTTGCGGGGCTCGCGGTCCTCGTCGGCGTCGGCTCCTTCGTCTTCCACACCGTGGCGACGCGCTGGGCCGGGCTCGCCGACGTCGTGCCGATCGGGCTGTTCTGCCTCGCCTATCCGGTCGTCGGGTTGCGCCGGTTCTTCGGCCTCGGGCCGCGTCACGCGTTGGGGCTGGCGGCGGTGGCGGCGGCGCTCGGATGGGTGGCGTCCGGCGCGCTGCCGCCATGGCTGCGCGGCAGCGCGCTCTATCTGCCCGCGCTCGCCGCGCTCGCCGCCACTGCCGCGGCCCTCGGCGCGGCCCGGCATCCGGCGTTCGCGCCGGTCGCGGCGGCGGCGATCGGGTTCGCGGCGTCGCTCGGCTTCCGCATCGCCGATGCGCCGGTGTGCGCCGCGCTGCCGCTCGGCACCCATTTTCTTTGGCATCTCCTCAACGGCGGCGTGTTCGCGCTGCTGTTCGAGGCGTTGATCCGCGCCGGGCGCGGCCGTTACAGCGGCTGCGCGCCGAACAGGTAG
- a CDS encoding putative Malonate transporter (Evidence 3 : Function proposed based on presence of conserved amino acid motif, structural feature or limited homology), whose product MVQILGVFAPIFLITLAGYGCGRARFLGPAGATVLSRFVFFVAMPPLFFGTLARRDFAEIAHWGYLASYAVAIVAGGLAFLVLGRRVFKESGAKLALGIFTAINGNAGYIGIPICLYAFGSPLPAILATLVHMILVYPLLITWIELDLARKSGKPAASVLAKIAQVFGVVLKNPLLLANFLGVAVAAAQIEIPETILRTCDLLGHGAIPAAVFTLGLTLSEKDVEDAAGGGDRREIAAASLIKLVLIPLVAFAVGRFAFGLDAAQLGALVFVAALPSPKNAFILAQRYGVYIRRAAMTVFVTTVASAATLPLVLYLFGAQPL is encoded by the coding sequence ATGGTCCAGATTTTGGGCGTATTCGCCCCGATCTTCCTCATCACCCTGGCGGGCTACGGCTGCGGCCGGGCGCGTTTCCTCGGCCCGGCGGGGGCGACGGTGCTGTCGCGCTTCGTCTTCTTCGTGGCGATGCCGCCGCTGTTCTTCGGCACCCTGGCGCGGCGCGACTTCGCCGAGATCGCCCACTGGGGCTATCTCGCGAGCTACGCGGTCGCGATCGTCGCGGGCGGCCTCGCGTTCCTCGTCCTCGGACGGCGGGTGTTCAAGGAAAGCGGCGCGAAGCTCGCGCTCGGCATCTTCACCGCGATCAACGGCAACGCGGGCTACATCGGCATCCCGATCTGCCTTTACGCCTTCGGCTCGCCGCTGCCCGCGATCCTCGCCACCCTGGTGCACATGATCCTGGTCTATCCGCTGCTGATCACCTGGATCGAGCTCGACCTCGCGCGCAAGAGCGGCAAGCCCGCCGCCTCGGTGCTGGCGAAGATCGCCCAGGTGTTCGGCGTGGTGCTGAAGAACCCGCTGCTGCTCGCCAACTTCCTCGGCGTCGCCGTCGCCGCGGCGCAGATCGAGATTCCCGAAACCATCCTGCGCACCTGCGACCTGCTCGGCCACGGCGCGATTCCGGCGGCGGTGTTCACCCTCGGCCTGACGCTTTCGGAAAAGGACGTGGAGGACGCCGCCGGCGGCGGCGACCGCCGCGAGATCGCCGCCGCCTCGCTGATCAAGCTGGTGCTGATTCCGCTGGTGGCGTTCGCGGTCGGCCGGTTCGCCTTCGGCCTCGACGCGGCGCAGCTCGGCGCGCTGGTGTTCGTCGCCGCCCTGCCCTCGCCGAAGAACGCCTTCATCCTGGCGCAGCGCTACGGCGTCTACATCCGCCGCGCGGCGATGACGGTGTTCGTCACCACCGTCGCCTCGGCGGCGACGTTGCCGCTGGTGCTCTACCTGTTCGGCGCGCAGCCGCTGTAA
- the ahcY gene encoding Adenosylhomocysteinase: MAEFTDYKVADIKLADWGRKEIAIAETEMPGLMALRAEFGPRQPLKGARIAGCLHMTIQTAVLIETLVALGATVRWSSCNIFSTQDHAAAAIAAAGIPVFAWKGETQEEADWCIVQTILGPDGWRPNMILDDGGDLTLMMHESYPELLKDVRGLSEETTTGVHRLHEMVKTGKLLVPAINVNDSVTKSKFDNKYGCRESLVDGIRRGTDVMMAGKVAVVAGFGDVGKGSADSLKRAGCRVIVTEADPICALQAAMEGFEVTTMDEAAPRGDIFVTATGNIDVITVDHMRAMKDRAIVCNIGHFDSEIQIAGLRNFKWLPVKPQVDEVEFPDGKRIVILAEGRLVNLGCATGHPSFVMSASFTNQVLAQIELWNHSEKYEKKVYVLPKSLDEKVAALHLGKLGVKLETLSPAQAAYIGVSVDGPFKPEEYRY, from the coding sequence ATGGCCGAATTCACCGATTACAAGGTCGCCGACATCAAGCTCGCCGATTGGGGCCGCAAGGAGATCGCGATCGCCGAGACCGAGATGCCGGGCCTGATGGCTCTGCGCGCCGAGTTCGGCCCGCGCCAGCCCCTGAAGGGCGCGCGCATCGCCGGCTGCCTCCACATGACGATCCAGACCGCGGTGCTGATCGAGACCCTGGTGGCGCTCGGCGCGACGGTGCGCTGGTCGTCGTGCAACATCTTCTCGACCCAGGACCACGCCGCCGCGGCGATCGCCGCCGCCGGCATCCCGGTGTTCGCCTGGAAGGGCGAAACCCAGGAAGAGGCCGACTGGTGCATCGTCCAGACCATCCTCGGGCCCGACGGCTGGCGTCCGAACATGATCCTCGACGACGGCGGCGATCTTACCCTGATGATGCACGAGAGCTATCCCGAGCTTCTCAAGGACGTCCGCGGCCTTTCCGAGGAGACCACCACCGGCGTGCACCGCCTGCACGAGATGGTGAAGACCGGCAAGCTCCTGGTCCCGGCGATCAACGTCAACGACAGCGTCACCAAGTCGAAGTTCGATAACAAGTACGGCTGCCGCGAATCGCTGGTGGACGGCATCCGCCGCGGCACCGACGTGATGATGGCGGGCAAGGTCGCGGTGGTGGCGGGCTTCGGCGACGTCGGCAAGGGCTCGGCGGACAGCCTGAAGCGCGCCGGCTGCCGGGTGATCGTCACCGAGGCCGATCCGATCTGCGCGCTGCAGGCGGCGATGGAGGGCTTCGAGGTCACCACCATGGACGAGGCCGCGCCGCGCGGCGACATCTTCGTCACCGCCACCGGCAACATCGACGTGATCACCGTCGATCACATGCGGGCGATGAAGGACCGGGCGATCGTCTGCAACATCGGCCACTTCGACAGCGAGATCCAGATCGCGGGTCTGCGCAACTTCAAGTGGCTGCCGGTGAAGCCGCAGGTCGACGAGGTCGAGTTCCCCGACGGCAAGCGCATCGTCATCCTGGCGGAGGGCCGCCTCGTCAACCTCGGCTGCGCCACCGGCCACCCGAGCTTCGTGATGTCGGCGTCGTTCACCAATCAGGTGCTGGCGCAGATCGAGCTGTGGAACCACTCGGAGAAGTACGAGAAGAAGGTCTACGTGCTGCCGAAGAGCCTCGACGAGAAGGTCGCGGCGCTGCACCTCGGCAAGCTCGGCGTGAAGCTCGAGACCCTCTCCCCGGCGCAGGCGGCGTACATCGGCGTGTCCGTTGACGGACCGTTCAAGCCGGAGGAATATCGCTACTAA
- a CDS encoding PAS/PAC sensor Signal transduction histidine kinase — MVPALTELLPFAAPAAGGFAAAAVAFGGLGALAIRARRRREEARAEEARRLEGILAHAGDGALIFDHDAEAETADACAVRCSRRLAVLLALPEGEAAGFAAVLGALEADDGEALLAPLALLLQQGETFIRTAAAPGCDRVLRITGVRADETGGRFTSVLWFSDITREVEAQAAARRELETLRRDRSRYRAALDALPLPIWLRDDGLDMSFCNMAFARAVGARDPMTARRQGAELIQGASGREGRALAARARAAGDSRQEHEVLAMNGALRHLEIRETPLMPHGQMAVMPSEVKDLAGTVGIALDVTDQQDVRAELSRHDEAHALVLERLGTAIAVFGADQRLRFYNTAFVRLWLLDDAWLDSEPDYGTVLEVLRDRRLLPEVPDFPAYKAEEIALFTDLLEPVEALMHLPGGKTLRRVVAPHPLGGLLLTYEDVTDTLALERSYNTLIDVQAETLNHLREAVAVFDLAGRLKLSNAAFALLWDLPEIRPLPGGADALGSLRFGEVVDFQVRLIADPAERPGFAALMARVFRDREARDGTLNHLGRGLLRWQAAPLADGGMVLSYDSVPMQADVADLAAVLAGGVRSIAGWAEILAHGHYGVLNPRQKAYVDSVRDAAAAADRLLAAVDDLRAPPPRREVPEVVDVHAALSEVLNAVRERAQRREIDLHFDCLPEIGAERLVLTPFERLMGLIFDMALTGAQTGDSVSLAAQREPSGPLTLTVADTGAGWAMEPGGDRAARARFAVIRAYAEAQGWSFQLVTAIGEGTTVTLIR, encoded by the coding sequence ATGGTTCCGGCGCTGACCGAGCTTCTGCCCTTCGCCGCACCCGCCGCCGGAGGCTTCGCCGCGGCGGCGGTCGCGTTCGGGGGGCTCGGCGCGCTGGCGATCCGCGCCCGCCGCCGCCGCGAGGAGGCGCGCGCCGAGGAGGCGCGCCGCCTCGAAGGCATCCTCGCCCACGCGGGCGACGGCGCGCTGATTTTCGATCACGACGCCGAGGCCGAAACCGCCGACGCCTGCGCCGTGCGCTGCAGCCGCCGCTTGGCGGTTCTGCTGGCGCTGCCCGAGGGCGAGGCGGCGGGATTCGCCGCGGTCCTCGGCGCGCTCGAGGCCGACGACGGCGAGGCGCTGCTGGCGCCGCTCGCGCTTTTGTTGCAGCAGGGGGAAACCTTCATCCGCACCGCCGCCGCTCCCGGGTGCGACCGGGTGTTGCGCATCACCGGCGTGCGCGCCGACGAGACCGGCGGGCGGTTCACCTCGGTGCTGTGGTTCTCCGACATCACCCGCGAGGTCGAGGCCCAGGCGGCGGCGCGCCGCGAGCTCGAAACCCTGCGCCGCGACCGCAGCCGCTACCGCGCCGCGCTCGACGCCCTGCCGCTGCCGATCTGGCTGCGCGACGACGGCCTCGACATGAGCTTCTGCAACATGGCGTTCGCCCGCGCGGTGGGCGCGCGCGACCCGATGACCGCCCGCCGCCAGGGCGCGGAGCTGATCCAGGGCGCGTCGGGGCGCGAGGGCCGGGCGCTCGCCGCGCGCGCTCGCGCCGCCGGGGATTCCCGCCAGGAGCACGAGGTCCTGGCGATGAACGGCGCGCTCCGCCACCTCGAAATCCGCGAAACGCCGCTGATGCCGCACGGCCAGATGGCGGTGATGCCGAGCGAGGTGAAGGACCTCGCCGGAACCGTCGGCATCGCTCTCGACGTGACCGATCAGCAGGACGTGCGCGCCGAGCTCTCCCGCCACGACGAAGCCCACGCCCTGGTGCTGGAGCGCCTCGGCACCGCGATCGCGGTGTTCGGCGCCGACCAGCGGCTGCGCTTCTACAACACCGCGTTCGTGCGGCTGTGGCTGTTGGACGACGCCTGGCTCGACAGCGAACCCGATTACGGCACCGTTCTCGAAGTGCTGCGCGACCGCCGCCTGCTGCCCGAGGTGCCCGACTTCCCCGCCTACAAGGCGGAGGAGATCGCGCTGTTCACCGATCTTCTCGAACCGGTCGAGGCGCTGATGCACCTGCCGGGCGGCAAGACCCTGCGCCGCGTCGTTGCGCCGCATCCGCTCGGCGGCCTGCTTCTCACCTACGAGGACGTCACCGATACCCTCGCACTCGAACGCTCCTACAACACCCTGATCGACGTGCAGGCGGAAACCCTCAACCATCTGCGCGAGGCGGTGGCGGTGTTCGACCTCGCCGGGCGGCTCAAGCTCTCCAACGCCGCGTTCGCGCTGCTGTGGGATCTGCCCGAGATCCGGCCGCTGCCGGGCGGGGCGGATGCCCTCGGCAGCCTGCGCTTCGGCGAGGTGGTGGACTTCCAGGTGCGGCTGATCGCCGATCCCGCCGAGCGCCCCGGATTCGCGGCGCTGATGGCGCGGGTGTTCCGCGACCGCGAGGCCCGCGACGGCACCCTCAACCACCTCGGGCGCGGCCTTCTGCGCTGGCAGGCCGCGCCGCTCGCCGACGGCGGAATGGTGTTGTCCTACGATTCCGTGCCGATGCAGGCGGACGTCGCCGACCTCGCGGCGGTGCTCGCGGGCGGGGTGCGGTCGATCGCGGGCTGGGCGGAAATTCTCGCCCACGGCCACTACGGCGTGCTCAACCCGCGGCAGAAGGCCTACGTCGACAGCGTCCGCGACGCCGCCGCCGCCGCCGACCGCCTGCTGGCGGCGGTGGACGATCTGCGCGCGCCGCCGCCGCGCCGCGAGGTGCCCGAGGTGGTGGACGTCCACGCCGCGCTTTCCGAAGTGCTGAACGCGGTGCGCGAGCGCGCCCAGCGCCGCGAGATCGACCTGCATTTCGACTGCCTGCCGGAAATCGGCGCGGAGCGGCTGGTGCTGACGCCGTTCGAGCGGCTGATGGGGCTGATCTTCGACATGGCGCTGACCGGCGCGCAGACCGGCGATTCGGTGTCGCTGGCGGCGCAGCGCGAGCCCAGCGGTCCGCTCACCCTCACCGTCGCCGATACCGGCGCGGGTTGGGCGATGGAGCCGGGCGGCGATCGCGCCGCCCGCGCCCGATTCGCGGTGATCCGCGCCTATGCCGAGGCGCAGGGGTGGAGCTTCCAGCTCGTCACCGCGATCGGCGAGGGCACCACGGTGACGTTGATCCGCTGA
- a CDS encoding Ferredoxin--NADP reductase: MAQHSTDVVIVGAGPIGLFAVFECGMEKLSCHVVDALEAVGGQCAALYPEKPIYDIPAHPAITGQELVDKLCQQAAPFKPTFHLNQQVAGLDRDLDTGRWRVTTSAGTVIDAAAVILAAGSGAFGPNRPPLKGLDAFEGKSVFYMVRRREDFRGKRVVIAGGGDSAVDWALSLAELAAKVSIVHRRAKFRAAPESEARLAELAKSGAVDLVTPCQLKAISGTDGMLDTVTVTDLEGNARDIAADVLLPFFGLAANLGPIAGWGLTMEGQTVAVDPATCATSLPGVFAAGDIAYYPGKLKLILCGFAEAAQAAHGARGVARPGEVVHFAYSTTQGVPQTA; this comes from the coding sequence ATGGCTCAGCACAGCACCGATGTCGTGATCGTCGGAGCGGGCCCGATCGGCCTGTTCGCGGTTTTCGAATGCGGAATGGAGAAGCTTTCCTGCCACGTCGTCGACGCGCTCGAAGCGGTCGGCGGGCAATGCGCCGCCCTCTATCCCGAGAAACCGATCTACGACATTCCCGCCCACCCGGCGATCACCGGGCAGGAACTGGTGGACAAGCTGTGCCAGCAGGCCGCGCCGTTCAAGCCGACCTTCCACCTCAACCAGCAGGTCGCCGGGCTCGACCGCGACCTCGACACCGGCCGCTGGCGGGTGACCACCTCGGCCGGAACCGTGATCGACGCGGCGGCGGTGATCCTCGCCGCCGGGTCGGGCGCGTTCGGCCCCAACCGGCCGCCGCTCAAGGGGCTCGACGCCTTCGAGGGCAAGAGCGTGTTCTACATGGTGCGCCGCCGCGAGGACTTCCGCGGCAAGCGCGTGGTGATCGCGGGCGGCGGCGATTCCGCCGTGGACTGGGCGCTCTCCCTCGCCGAACTCGCCGCCAAGGTCTCGATCGTCCACCGCCGCGCCAAGTTCCGCGCCGCGCCGGAGAGCGAGGCGCGCCTCGCCGAGCTGGCGAAATCGGGCGCGGTGGACCTGGTGACGCCCTGCCAGCTCAAGGCGATTTCGGGAACCGACGGCATGCTCGACACCGTCACCGTCACCGACCTCGAAGGCAACGCCCGCGACATCGCGGCCGACGTGCTGCTGCCGTTCTTCGGGCTCGCCGCCAATCTCGGGCCGATCGCGGGCTGGGGGCTGACGATGGAGGGCCAGACCGTGGCGGTCGACCCGGCCACCTGCGCCACCTCGCTGCCCGGGGTGTTCGCGGCGGGCGACATCGCCTACTACCCCGGCAAGCTCAAGCTGATCCTCTGCGGTTTCGCCGAGGCGGCCCAGGCGGCGCACGGCGCGCGCGGCGTGGCGCGGCCGGGCGAGGTCGTCCACTTCGCCTACTCCACCACCCAGGGCGTGCCGCAGACGGCCTGA
- a CDS encoding conserved hypothetical protein (Evidence 4 : Homologs of previously reported genes of unknown function), with protein MSSNATDIPPCPHAVGADDAEWRLTLADAGETAALAARLAELVGAGDVVALWGDLGVGKTAFARGLIHAAGDPEEEVPSPTFTLVQIYEGGGTPVWHFDLYRLTGPEDIWELGFDDALEEAVSLIEWPERLGRQLPLRRLDVELAFAPERGATARCARLIGRGPDWARRVARLETEHGGAG; from the coding sequence ATGAGCAGCAACGCAACCGATATTCCGCCCTGCCCCCATGCCGTCGGCGCCGACGACGCCGAGTGGCGGCTGACGCTCGCCGACGCCGGGGAAACCGCGGCGCTCGCCGCGCGGCTGGCCGAACTGGTCGGCGCGGGCGACGTGGTGGCGCTGTGGGGCGATCTCGGCGTCGGCAAGACCGCGTTCGCGCGCGGGCTGATCCATGCCGCCGGCGATCCCGAGGAAGAGGTGCCGAGCCCGACCTTCACCCTGGTGCAGATCTACGAGGGCGGCGGCACGCCGGTCTGGCATTTCGACCTCTATCGCCTCACCGGCCCCGAAGACATATGGGAACTCGGCTTCGACGACGCGCTCGAAGAGGCGGTGTCGCTGATCGAGTGGCCGGAACGGCTGGGGCGGCAGCTGCCGCTGCGCCGCCTCGACGTCGAACTGGCGTTTGCGCCCGAGCGCGGCGCCACCGCCCGTTGCGCCCGGCTGATCGGCCGCGGGCCGGACTGGGCGCGCCGCGTCGCCCGGCTTGAAACCGAGCACGGAGGCGCGGGGTGA